One genomic segment of Anguilla anguilla isolate fAngAng1 chromosome 2, fAngAng1.pri, whole genome shotgun sequence includes these proteins:
- the LOC118220834 gene encoding calmodulin-1, whose protein sequence is MADQLTEEQIAEFKEAFSLFDKDGDGTITTKELGTVMRSLGQNPTEAELQDMINEVDADGNGTIDFPEFLTMMARKMKDTDSEEEIREAFRVFDKDGNGYISAAELRHVMTNLGEKLTDEEVDEMIREADIDGDGQVNYEEFVQMMTAK, encoded by the exons ATG GCTGACCAACTGACAGAAGAACAGATTGCCG AATTCAAAGAGGCTTTCTCACTGTTCGACAAGGACGGAGATGGAACTATCACCACCAAGGAGCTGGGGACAGTCATGCGGTCTCTGGGCCAGAACCCCACTGAGGCCGAGCTGCAGGACATGATCAACGAGGTGGACGCTGACG GAAATGGAACAATAGACTTTCCTGAGTTTCTGACCATGATGGCGAGGAAGATGAAGGACACAGACAGTGAGGAAGAGATCAGGGAAGCGTTCCGTGTGTTCGACAAG GACGGCAACGGCTACATCAGTGCCGCTGAGCTGCGCCACGTGATGACCAACCTGGGCGAGAAGCTGACGGACGAGGAGGTGGACGAGATGATCAGAGAAGCCGACATCGACGGCGACGGGCAGGTCAACTACGAAG aGTTTGTACAGATGATGACAGCAAAGTGA
- the LOC118219726 gene encoding zinc-binding protein A33-like, which translates to MLRKGDDGLAFGILPELNLFDWNIQEVCNRGEPLTMAERPLLTEFLRCHVCSEIFKDPVSLHCNHSFCKMCIYRLWEKKNIRNCPICNRRSSMTQPDVNFSLKVLADSYVQRKESEAGEEKEVDFSKEGVTEEEIVKVFRKEGSVGGVERVTMCNKHTERPRWFCVDERMDLCPLCESPEHHSTHKIISLEESVSDLKEKLKRSLKPVQDQLVKCQKFKTQYEKVVQCTKKQALVTEKQIKAEFEKLHQFLREEEEARLAALREEEKKKGEAIIEELKKIQEQISCLSDRISTVEQELKEQDVPFLKKFSQTSVRAQCTLQDPELLSGALIDVAKHLGNLKFRVWEKMLEMVQYTPVTLDPNSAHPRLSLSDDLTNVRYADITQPLPDNPERFNYCVNVLGSEGFTSGKHSWEVDVKNKPQWTIGVAKESIGRKGQVTCSPLRGYWVLLLRDGDQYYSASGTHLTLERKPQKIRVELDYDRGEVSFFDPSDMSHIYTFIDTFTERVFPYISPCGNDDGSNPGALQICPLKVSITVVPLQ; encoded by the exons ATGCTGCGTAAAGGTGATGATGGACTTGCTTTTGGAATACTTCCTGAATTAAACTTGTTTGACTGGAATATCCAGGAAGTGTGCAACAGAGGTGAACCTTTAACAATGGCAGAGAGACCACTTCTCACGGAGTTCCTTCGCTGTCATGTTTGTTCTGAAATTTTCAAAGACCCTGTGTCTCTTCACTGCAACCACAGCTtctgtaaaatgtgtatttatcgGTTATGGGAGAAGAAAAATATCAGAAACTGCCCCATTTGTAACAGAAGATCTTCTATGACTCAGCCTGATGTGAATTTTAGCCTGAAAGTGCTCGCAGACTCGTATGTACAGAGGAAGGAATCGGAAGCAGGTGAAGAGAAGGAGGTAGACTTCAGTAAAGAGGGAGTTACTGAAGAGGAGATAGTGAAAGTCTTTCGTAAAGAGGGATCTGTTGGAGGAGTGGAGAGAGTGACGATGTGCAACAAACACACGGAGAGGCCCAGGTGGTTCTGTGTGGACGAGAGGATGGATTTGTGTCCTCTCTGTGAATCTCCTGAACATCACTCCACTCACAAAATAATCTCTCTGGAGGAGTCTGTGTCTGACCTGAAG GAAAAGCTTAAAAGAAGCCTCAAACCTGTGCAGGATCAACTAGTAAAGTGCCAAAAATTCAAAACCCAATATGAGAAAGTGGTACAATGCACAAAg AAACAAGCACTGGTAACCGAGAAGCAGATTAAGGCAGAGTTTGAGAAGCTCCACCAGTTCctgcgagaggaagaggaggccagactggcagcactgagggaggaagagaagaagaagggggaGGCTATCATTGAAGAGCTCAAGAAGATCCAGGAGCAGATCTCGTGTCTCTCAGATAGGATCAGCACAGTGGAACAGGAACTGAAGGAACAGGATGTGCCGTTCCTTAAG AAGTTCAGCCAGACCTCAGTGAG agcccagtgcacactgcaggatccagagctgctctcaggggcactgatagatgtggccaaacacctgggcaacctgaagttcagagtctgggagaagatgctggagatggtgcagtaca CTCCTGTGACCTTGGACCCAAACTCTGCACATCCCAGACTTTCTTTGTCTGATGACCTAACCAATGTGAGATACGCTGACATTACACAGCCACTTCCTGACAACCCAGAGAGGTTTAATTACTGTGTGAACGTGTTGGGCTCAGAGGGGTTTACCTCAGGgaaacacagctgggaggtGGACGTGAAGAACAAACCTCAGTGGACCATAGGAGTGGCTAAAGAGTCTATCGGCAGGAAGGGACAGGTCACATGCAGCCCACTGAGGGGATACTGGGTTCTGTTGCTGAGGGATGGCGATCAGTATTACTCGGCTTCTGGAACACACCTCACCCTTGAGAGGAAACCCCAGAAGATCAGAGTGGAGCTGGACTATGACAGGGGAGAGGTGTCCTTCTTCGACCCCAGTGACATGTCGCATATTTACACTTTTATAGATACTTTTACAGAGAGGGTCTTCCCATATATATCTCCCTGTGGAAATGACGATGGCAGTAACCCTGGAGCTCTGCAGATATGCCCATTGAAGGTTTCTATAACAGTGGTGCCACTACAATGA
- the LOC118221348 gene encoding GTPase IMAP family member 7-like isoform X2, with the protein MSMLHHLEESPQLSELRLVLLGKRGAGKSAAGNAIFGKDEFRGNEGVSCVKRQAEVAGRHVTVVDTPGWDRVSTFRTSEQVKQEVTRSAFLCPPGPHAVLLTIPVEELPQREKKLVKTHMQLLGERIWRHTLVLFTCEEEMERSTIEEHISKEKSLQWLVQQCGYRYHVLNIAMDCSRTQVMDLFGKIEQMVAENRGEVYLPQVYYDIIESARPKEYTELRQEYDQRELQLKQSWRTKEDEYKAQNEKLKKQVEELNTRETEIKPRKRSGSLDSPPDMSAEKAEKKEAEDSAGLRVDLETVKQGYREEAMVILQHYVKPILVYQTAVVGALLGSIVGSFKGPFGAAVGVPIGVLVALLLTSVVRTEARAARGTPPSVGTCSSPIQRDPLQGTLSTAHR; encoded by the exons ATGTCAATGTTGCATCATCTAG AGGAGTCCCCCCAGCTCTCCGAGCTGAGACTGGTCCTTCTGGGAAAGAGGGGTGCTGGGAAGTCTGCTGCGGGGAACGCCATATTTGGGAAAGATGAGTTCCGCGGGAATGAAGGGGTGTCGTGTGTGAAGAGACAGGCGGAGGTGGCAGGAAGGCACGTCACTGTTGTGGACACTCCAGGGTGGGACAGGGTCAGTACCTTTCGCACGTCTGAAcaggtgaaacaggaagtgacccgTAGTGCGTTCCTGTGTCCTCCGGGACCCCACGCTGTCCTTCTGACCATCCCTGTGGAGGAACTCCCACAGAGGGAAAAGAAATTGGTTAAGACCCACATGCAGCTGCTGGGAGAGAGGATCTGGAGACACACTTTAGTGCTGTTCACCTGCGAAGAGGAAATGGAGAGGAGCACCATCGAGGAGCACATCAGCAAAGAGAAGTCTCTGCAGTGGCTGGTGCAGCAGTGCGGCTACAGGTACCATGTCCTGAACATCGCCATGGACTGCTCCCGCACCCAAGTCATGGACCTGTTCGGGAAGATCGAGCAGATGGTGGCAGAAAACCGCGGCGAGGTCTACCTGCCCCAGGTTTACTATGACATCATAGAGAGCGCAAGGCCAAAGGAATACACTGAGCTGAGACAAGAATATGACCAGCGTGAACTGCAACTCAAACAGAGCTGGAGAACAAAGGAAGATGAGTATAAGGCACAGAATGAGAAACTTAAGAAACAGGTTGAGGAGCTAAACACAAGAGAAACAGAGATTAAACCAAGGAAGAGGAGTGGCAGTCTTGACAGCCCACCCGACA TGTCAGCAGAAAAAGCAGAGAAGAAGGAAGCAGAGGATAGCGCAGGGCTGAGGGTGGACCTGGAGACCGTCAAACAGGGATACAGAGAAGAGGCCATGGTCATTTTGCAGCACTATGTCAAGCCTATTCTAGTCTATCAGACAGCCGTAGTGGGTGCATTATTGGGATCCATAGTGGGGTCATTTAAAGGGCCTTTTGGGGCGGCTGTTGGTGTTCCCATTGGTGTGCTTGTAGCACTTCTGCTAACATCAGTAGTGAGAACAGAGGCCAGAGCTGCGCGAGGTACTCCTCCCAGTGTGGGGACTTGCAGCAGCCCGATTCAGAGAGATCCACTACAGGGCACACTTTCCACTGcacacagatga
- the LOC118221348 gene encoding GTPase IMAP family member 7-like isoform X1, which translates to MSMLHHGEESPQLSELRLVLLGKRGAGKSAAGNAIFGKDEFRGNEGVSCVKRQAEVAGRHVTVVDTPGWDRVSTFRTSEQVKQEVTRSAFLCPPGPHAVLLTIPVEELPQREKKLVKTHMQLLGERIWRHTLVLFTCEEEMERSTIEEHISKEKSLQWLVQQCGYRYHVLNIAMDCSRTQVMDLFGKIEQMVAENRGEVYLPQVYYDIIESARPKEYTELRQEYDQRELQLKQSWRTKEDEYKAQNEKLKKQVEELNTRETEIKPRKRSGSLDSPPDMSAEKAEKKEAEDSAGLRVDLETVKQGYREEAMVILQHYVKPILVYQTAVVGALLGSIVGSFKGPFGAAVGVPIGVLVALLLTSVVRTEARAARGTPPSVGTCSSPIQRDPLQGTLSTAHR; encoded by the exons AGGAGTCCCCCCAGCTCTCCGAGCTGAGACTGGTCCTTCTGGGAAAGAGGGGTGCTGGGAAGTCTGCTGCGGGGAACGCCATATTTGGGAAAGATGAGTTCCGCGGGAATGAAGGGGTGTCGTGTGTGAAGAGACAGGCGGAGGTGGCAGGAAGGCACGTCACTGTTGTGGACACTCCAGGGTGGGACAGGGTCAGTACCTTTCGCACGTCTGAAcaggtgaaacaggaagtgacccgTAGTGCGTTCCTGTGTCCTCCGGGACCCCACGCTGTCCTTCTGACCATCCCTGTGGAGGAACTCCCACAGAGGGAAAAGAAATTGGTTAAGACCCACATGCAGCTGCTGGGAGAGAGGATCTGGAGACACACTTTAGTGCTGTTCACCTGCGAAGAGGAAATGGAGAGGAGCACCATCGAGGAGCACATCAGCAAAGAGAAGTCTCTGCAGTGGCTGGTGCAGCAGTGCGGCTACAGGTACCATGTCCTGAACATCGCCATGGACTGCTCCCGCACCCAAGTCATGGACCTGTTCGGGAAGATCGAGCAGATGGTGGCAGAAAACCGCGGCGAGGTCTACCTGCCCCAGGTTTACTATGACATCATAGAGAGCGCAAGGCCAAAGGAATACACTGAGCTGAGACAAGAATATGACCAGCGTGAACTGCAACTCAAACAGAGCTGGAGAACAAAGGAAGATGAGTATAAGGCACAGAATGAGAAACTTAAGAAACAGGTTGAGGAGCTAAACACAAGAGAAACAGAGATTAAACCAAGGAAGAGGAGTGGCAGTCTTGACAGCCCACCCGACA TGTCAGCAGAAAAAGCAGAGAAGAAGGAAGCAGAGGATAGCGCAGGGCTGAGGGTGGACCTGGAGACCGTCAAACAGGGATACAGAGAAGAGGCCATGGTCATTTTGCAGCACTATGTCAAGCCTATTCTAGTCTATCAGACAGCCGTAGTGGGTGCATTATTGGGATCCATAGTGGGGTCATTTAAAGGGCCTTTTGGGGCGGCTGTTGGTGTTCCCATTGGTGTGCTTGTAGCACTTCTGCTAACATCAGTAGTGAGAACAGAGGCCAGAGCTGCGCGAGGTACTCCTCCCAGTGTGGGGACTTGCAGCAGCCCGATTCAGAGAGATCCACTACAGGGCACACTTTCCACTGcacacagatga